A stretch of DNA from Actinomycetota bacterium:
ATCTCCTCCACCACGATCTCGTCCGCGTCGCGCAGGATGGCCAGCTTCTCCGCCGTCACCTCGCCGATGATGCGGATGGCCAGACCGGGCCCCGGAAAGGGCTGGCGCCACACGATCTCCTCCGGCAACCCCAACTCCTCCCCCACCGCGCGTACCTCGTCCTTGAAGAGGTTGCGCAGGGGCTCCACCAGGGTGAAATCCATGTCCTCGGGCAGGCCCCCCACGTTGTGATGGGACTTGATGCGGGCGGCGTCGCGGGTGCCGCTCTCGATGATGTCCGGATACAGGGTGCCCTGGACCAGGAAATGGGTGTCCTTCATCTCCCGCGCCACCTCCTCGAAGACGCGGATGAACTCCTCCCCGATGGCCTTGCGCTTGACCTCGGGGTCGGTGACCCCCTCCAGGCGGCGGAGGAAGCGGTCCTGGGCCTTGACGTGGACGAGGTTCATATGGAAGTGACGCCGGAAGGTGTCCTCCACCTGCTCGGCTTCTCCTTTGCGCAGCAGGCCGTGGTCCACGAAGACGCAGGTGAGCTGGTCGCCCACCGCCTTGTGCACCAGCACCGCCGCGGTGGCGGAATCAACCCCGCCCGAGAGGCCGCAGATGATCTTGTTCTCCCCCACCTGCTCGCGCACCTCGGACACCGCCTCCTCGATGATGGAGACCATGGTCCAGGTGGGCAGGAGGTCGGCAGCCGTAAAGAGGAAGTTCTTGAGGATCTCCTTGCCCAGTGGAGTGTGGATGACCTCGGGATGGAACTGCACCCCGTACAGCCCGCGCGCGGGGTCCTCCATTGCCGCGACCGGCGAGGAGGCGGTGGTGGCGGTGACCCTGAAGCCGCTCGGGGATTGCACCACCGTGTCCCCATGGCTCATCCATACCGTCTGGTGCAGGGGCAGGCCGTCGAAGAGCGCGCTCTCCCCCACGATGTCTAGCTCCGTCTTGCCGTACTCCCTTATCCCTGTGGCTTCCACCCGTCCCCCAAGCTCGCGGGCCAGCAACTGGTGCCCGTAGCAGATGCCCAGGATGGGAAGGCCCATGGACAGGATCTCGGGGTGGGGACGCGGCGCTCCCTCCTGGTAAACACTGGAAGGACCGCCGGAGAAGATCAGCGCCCTCGCGCCGCGTCTCCTTATCTCCTCCGGGGAGATGTCGTGAGGCACGATCTCGGAATAGACCCTGCATTCCCTCACCCTGCGGGCGATGAGCTGTGCGTACTGAGCCCCGAAGTCGACCACCAGCACGCTTTCCCTCGTTCCGGTGCTCAACATCCCCTCCCTTTTCGTCTCCGCCTATGCCCGTGGAACCTCGCGGCGTTCATTTGATCATGCCCACACCCTGCTCGAACTGCAGGGCCTTGCCCTCGGTGCGGATGGCCGGGGCGACCATGACCTCGGCGCGCTGGAACTCCTTGATGTTCGCGTACCCGCAGGTGGCCATGGAGGTGCGCAGGGCCCCGAAGAGGTTCACGGTGCCGTCGTTCTCGTGCGCAGGCCCCACCAGGATCTCCTCGATGCTCCAGCGCTGCTCCGTCTTCACCCTGGTGCCGCGCGGCAGCTCGGGGTGGAAGGTGGCCATGCCCCAGTGGTAACCCAGGCCCGGCGCCTCCTTGGCCGCGGCTATGGGCGAGCCCAGCATCACCGCGTCCGCGCCGCAGGCGATGGCCTTGGCGATATCCCCTCCCGTGCGCATGCCGCCGTCGGCGATGACATTGACGTACTTGCCCGTTTCCGTGAGGTGACGGATGCGGGCCGCGGCCGCGTCCGCCAGGGCTGTCGCCTGGGGCACCCCTATGCCCAGCACCCCCCGGGTGGTGCAGGCGGCACCCGGCCCCACTCCCACCAAGACCCCCACCGCTCCCGTGCGCATGAGGTGCAGGGCGGTGGAGTAGGAAGCGCAACCGCCCACCACGGTGGGGATGGGCAGTTCGGCGATGAACTTCTTGAGGTTCAAGGGCTCGCTGCGGGTGGAGACGTGTTCGGCGCTTATCACCGTGCCCTGGATGACCAGGATGTCCAGGCCCGCCTCCAGGGCGACGCGGTAATACCGCTCCACCTTCTGGGGGGTGAGGGAAGCGGCGGCCACCACTCCCCCTTCCTTGATCTCCTTTATGCGCCGGGCGATGAGCTCCTCCTTGACGGGCTCCTGGTAGAGTCTCTGCATGCCGCGGGTGGCCTCTTCCTTGCTGAAGGAGGCTATCTCCTCGTAAACCGGCCCGGGATCCTCATAGCGGGTCTGGAGCCCCTCGAGGTTGAGCACCGCCAGCCCGCCCAGTTTTCCTATGGTTATGGCCATCCGCACATCCACCACCGCGTCCATGGCCGAGGCGATCAAAGGGAGCTGGAAGCGGTATCCGCCCAGCTCCCAGGTGATGTCGATATCGTCGGCGTCCCGTGTGCGCCTCGAGGGCACGATGGAAATGTCGTCGAACCCGTAGGCTCTTCTTCCTGATTTTCCCAGACCTATCTCGACCTCCATCTCCACCTCCATACTTGCCTTGCCACGATATATGACTGTCTTCCCCTCCTGTTCCACGATACGGGGAAGCCCGCTGGTCCAGATGCGGTTTGCATCCCTTCAACCGGGGTAACCGTGAAATCCTTTTCATCTATTATTTGATGAGAACTACTATACTCCTTTTCCGATCTCGGAAAAACGCGCTCTTTCTTCGATACGCGGCCCGCGAGCGCCGAGCGAGACCGTTACCCGGCGGCCCGGGCCGGAAGAAGAACCCGAGAGCAACCCCTGCCCGGGAACGACCGGGTCGGTACGAGCGAGGCCGCGCTTGAAGCGGTCGCTTTGCCCGTTCCCTGCCCCATGCGCGCCGAGCGAGACCGTTACCCGGCGGCCCGGGCCGGAAGAAGAACCCGAGAGCAACCCCTGCCCGGGAACGACCGGGTTGGTACGAGCGAGGCCGCGCTTGAAGCGGTCGCTTTGCCCGGTCCCTGCCCCATGCGCGCCGAGCGAGACCGTTACCCGGCGGCCCGGGCCGGAAGAAGAACCCGGCCCGAAACAAAAAAGGGAGGGGATGCAAAGGGGAGGGGCGGAGCCCCTCCCCTTGCGGGAATCTCCCCTTTATTACATCATCCCCGGCGGCATACCGCCCGGCATGCCCGCGGGATGCTCCTCCGGCTTCTCCGCCACCACCGCCTCGGTGGTGAGCAGCAGCCCGGCGATGGAGGCCGCGTTCTGGAGGGCGGAGCGCGTGACCTTGGCGGGGTCGATGATGCCCTCCTTCATCATGTCCACGTACTCGCCGTTGACGGCGTTGAAGCCGTGGCCCTTCTTGAGGCCCTTGACCTTCTCCACCACCACGGAGCCCTCGGCGCCCGCGTTGTTGGCGATCTGGCGCAGCGGCTCCTCCAGGGCGCGGCGCACGATCTCGGCGCCGGTCTTCTCGTCGCCCTCGAGGTCGTCGGTCTTGATGGCCCCGATGGCGTTCACCAGCACCACGCCTCCACCGGCCACGATGCCCTCCTCCACGGCCGCCTTGGTGGCCGAGAGCGCGTCCTCGATGCGGTGCTTCCTCTCCTTCAGCTCCACCTCGGTGGCGGCGCCGACCTTGATCACGGCCACGCCGCCGGAGAGCTTGGCCAGGCGCTCCTGGAGCTTCTCGCGGTCGAACTCGGAGTCGGAGCGCTCGATCTCGGACTTGATCTGGTTGATGCGCCCCTTGATGTCCTCGGGCGACCCGGCGCCCTCGACGATGATGGTGTCCTCCTTGGTCACCTTCACCTGGCGGGCCTTGCCCAGCATGTCCAGGGTGACGTTCTCGAGCTTGATCCCCAGCTCCTCGCTGATGGACTGGCCGCCGGTGACGATGGCGATGTCCTGCAGCATGGCCTTGCGGCGGTCACCGAAGCCGGGGGCCTTCACCGCCACGGACTGGAAGGTGCCGCGGATCTTGTTCACCACCAGGGTGGCCAGGGCCTCGCCCTCCACGTCCTCGGCGATGACCAGGAGGGGCTTGCCGGCCTGCATGACCTTCTCCAGCACGGGCAGGAGATCGGCGATGGCGCTGATCTTC
This window harbors:
- a CDS encoding GuaB3 family IMP dehydrogenase-related protein, whose product is MEVEIGLGKSGRRAYGFDDISIVPSRRTRDADDIDITWELGGYRFQLPLIASAMDAVVDVRMAITIGKLGGLAVLNLEGLQTRYEDPGPVYEEIASFSKEEATRGMQRLYQEPVKEELIARRIKEIKEGGVVAAASLTPQKVERYYRVALEAGLDILVIQGTVISAEHVSTRSEPLNLKKFIAELPIPTVVGGCASYSTALHLMRTGAVGVLVGVGPGAACTTRGVLGIGVPQATALADAAAARIRHLTETGKYVNVIADGGMRTGGDIAKAIACGADAVMLGSPIAAAKEAPGLGYHWGMATFHPELPRGTRVKTEQRWSIEEILVGPAHENDGTVNLFGALRTSMATCGYANIKEFQRAEVMVAPAIRTEGKALQFEQGVGMIK
- the groL gene encoding chaperonin GroEL (60 kDa chaperone family; promotes refolding of misfolded polypeptides especially under stressful conditions; forms two stacked rings of heptamers to form a barrel-shaped 14mer; ends can be capped by GroES; misfolded proteins enter the barrel where they are refolded when GroES binds), with the protein product MAKEIMYDEEARRLLEEGVNKLANTVKVTLGPKGRNVVLEKKFGAPVITNDGVTIAREIEVEDVWENCGVQLAKEVATKTNDVAGDGTTTATVLAQAIVREGLRNVAAGANPMALKRGIDKAVDMVVNEIKKMAKEVETKEEISRVAAISADSDEVGNIIADAMDKVGKDGVITVEESQTFGMSFEVVEGMQFDKGYLSPYMVTDPERMEAVLDDPYILIANQKISAIADLLPVLEKVMQAGKPLLVIAEDVEGEALATLVVNKIRGTFQSVAVKAPGFGDRRKAMLQDIAIVTGGQSISEELGIKLENVTLDMLGKARQVKVTKEDTIIVEGAGSPEDIKGRINQIKSEIERSDSEFDREKLQERLAKLSGGVAVIKVGAATEVELKERKHRIEDALSATKAAVEEGIVAGGGVVLVNAIGAIKTDDLEGDEKTGAEIVRRALEEPLRQIANNAGAEGSVVVEKVKGLKKGHGFNAVNGEYVDMMKEGIIDPAKVTRSALQNAASIAGLLLTTEAVVAEKPEEHPAGMPGGMPPGMM
- the guaA gene encoding glutamine-hydrolyzing GMP synthase, producing MLSTGTRESVLVVDFGAQYAQLIARRVRECRVYSEIVPHDISPEEIRRRGARALIFSGGPSSVYQEGAPRPHPEILSMGLPILGICYGHQLLARELGGRVEATGIREYGKTELDIVGESALFDGLPLHQTVWMSHGDTVVQSPSGFRVTATTASSPVAAMEDPARGLYGVQFHPEVIHTPLGKEILKNFLFTAADLLPTWTMVSIIEEAVSEVREQVGENKIICGLSGGVDSATAAVLVHKAVGDQLTCVFVDHGLLRKGEAEQVEDTFRRHFHMNLVHVKAQDRFLRRLEGVTDPEVKRKAIGEEFIRVFEEVAREMKDTHFLVQGTLYPDIIESGTRDAARIKSHHNVGGLPEDMDFTLVEPLRNLFKDEVRAVGEELGLPEEIVWRQPFPGPGLAIRIIGEVTAEKLAILRDADEIVVEEIKRAGLYREIWQSFAVLPDIKSVGVMGDERTYAYPIVVRAVTSEDAMTADWARLPYEVMERISSRVINEVKGVNRVVLDISSKPPATIEWE